The Papio anubis isolate 15944 chromosome 1, Panubis1.0, whole genome shotgun sequence genome window below encodes:
- the KLHDC8A gene encoding kelch domain-containing protein 8A — MEVPNVKDFQWKRLAPLPSRRVYCSLLETGGQVYAIGGCDDNGVPMDCFEVYSPEADQWTALPPLPTARAGVAVTALGKRIMVIGGVGTNQLPLKVVEMYNIDEGKWKKRSMLREAAMGISVTAKDYRVYAAGGMGLDLRPHSHLQHYDMLKDMWVSLAPMPTPRYAATSFLRGSKIYVLGGRQSKYAVNAFEVFDIETRSWTKFPNIPCKRAFSSFVTLDSHLYSLGGLRQGRLYRQPKFLRTMDVFDMEQGGWLKMERSFFLKKRRADFVAGSLSGRVIVAGGLGNQPTVLETAEAFHPGKNKWEILPAMPTPRCACSSIVVKNCLLAVGGVNQGLSDAVEALCVSDS, encoded by the exons ATGGAGGTGCCTAACGTCAAGGACTTCCAGTGGAAGCGCCTGGCGCCACTGCCCAGCCGCCGGGTCTACTGCTCCCTGCTGGAGACCGGGGGCCAGGTCTATGCCATCGGGGGATGTGACGACAACGGCGTCCCCATGGACTGCTTCGAGGTCTACTCCCCCGAGGCCGACCAGTGGACCGCCTTGCCCCCGCTGCCCACAGCCCGGGCGGGGGTGGCCGTCACCGCCCTGGGGAAGCGGATCATGGTGATTGGGGGCGTGGGCACCAATCAGTTGCCCCTGAAGGTCGTGGAGATGTACAACATCGATGAGGGCAAGTGGAAGAAGAGGAGCATGCTGCGTGAGGCCGCCATGGGCATTTCTGTCACGGCCAAAG ATTACCGAGTATATGCAGCAGGCGGGATGGGCCTGGACCTACGTCCACACAGCCACCTCCAACACTATGACATGCTCAAGGACATGTGGGTGTCGCTAGCACCCATGCCCACCCCGAGATATGCTGCCACCTCCTTCCTCCGAGGCTCCAAGATCTACGTGCTGG GGGGACGACAGTCCAAGTACGCAGTCAACGCTTTCGAGGTCTTTGACATCGAGACTCGCTCCTGGACCAAGTTTCCCAACATTCCCTGTAAGCGGGCCTTCTCCAGCTTTGTGACCCTGGACAGCCACTTGTACAGCCTGGGAGGCCTGCGGCAAGGTCGCCTCTACCGGCAGCCCAAGTTCCTGCGGACGATGGACGTGTTTGACATGGAACAGG GGGGATGGCTGAAGATGGAACGATCGTTCTTCCTCAAGAAGCGGCGGGCAGACTTTGTGGCTGGCTCTCTGAGTGGACGGGTCATAGTGGCTGGGGGACTTG GGAATCAACCCACTGTCCTGGAAACGGCGGAAGCATTCCACCCAGGGAAGAACAAATGGGAGATCCTCCCTGCCATGCCCACACCCCGCTGTGCCTGCTCCAGCATAGTCGTCAAGAACTGCCTCCTCGCCGTGGGAGGTGTCAACCAGGGTCTGAGTGATGCAGTGGAGGCCCTGTGTGTCTCTGACTCCTAG